A region of Pristiophorus japonicus isolate sPriJap1 chromosome 32, sPriJap1.hap1, whole genome shotgun sequence DNA encodes the following proteins:
- the LOC139240538 gene encoding probable G-protein coupled receptor 139 → MLPVVQIFIVDFFICSRYCVAIPGFVSEIQKLFYPILAVVGVPANSMTIVILSRGKCGLSKCVTCYLVAMAAADLLVVITDLILRQIPIAHRLYFVRGIPVCNIHAVLLYAATDCSVWFTVTFTFDRFVAVCCQKLKTKYCTENTATLVLGTVTVLSCLKNIFWYFIYLPWYSFTNAPWFCYVSVLVMVSHLWATLELLHSILTPCIPFVLILLLNALTSRYILVASRARRRLRDHSSEGNLSDIEMERRRNSIILLLIISGNFILLWAVLMLFSIWNRLRYLGYDTLHLPSYMKEIGFMLQLLSCCTNTCIYAVTQKKFREQLKNVVKCPFLRIVKIMKW, encoded by the exons ATGCTGCCCGTTGTCCAAATCTTCATCGTGGATTTTTTTATCTGCAGCCGGTACTGTGTTGCGAttccag GGTTCGTTTCTGAGATACAAAAGTTATTCTACCCCATTCTGGCTGTGGTCGGAGTCCCTG CTAACTcaatgacgattgtgatcctgtctcgaggaaagtgcggtctctccaaatgtgtcacttgctatttggtggccatggcagcggcggatctactggtcgttatcactGACCTGATATTGAGGCAAATTCCAATTGCTCATCGTCTGTATTTTGTGCGGGGAATCCCCGTGTGCAATATCCACGCCGTCTTActttatgcagccacagactgttctgtctggttcacagtcACTTTCacttttgatcgatttgtggcagtttgttgccagaagctgaaaacgaaATATTGCACTGAGAACACCGCTACTCTGGTTCTTGGGACAGTGACTGTGTTAAGCTGTTTAAAGAATATTTTCTGGTACTTTATATATTTACCTTGGTACTCGTTTACCAATGCCCCCTGGTTCTGTTACGTGAGTGTTCTTGTTATGGTTTCACATTTGTGGGCAACACTCGAGCTTCTTCATTCTATTCTAACCCCTTGCATCCCATTCGTTCTGATTCTGCTACTCAATGCTTTAACCAGCAgatacattttagtggccagcagagcccgcaggagactccgggatcACAGCAGCGAGGGTAATCTCAGTGACATAGAGATGGAGCGACGAAGGAACTCCATCATTTTACTGCTCATTATTTCAGGGAATTTCATTCTGCTATGGGCTGTGTTAATGTTGTTTTCTATTTGGAACCGGTTGCGGTATTTAGGTTATGATACTCTACACCTACCTTCTTACATGAAAGAAATAGGattcatgctccagctcctgagttgctgcacaaacacttgtatttatgccgtgacccagaaaaAGTTCAGAGaacagttgaagaatgtggtgaaatgtcCGTTTCTCCGAATTGTCAAAATCATGAAATGGTGA